The Dehalobacter sp. genome includes a window with the following:
- a CDS encoding AtpZ/AtpI family protein — protein sequence MADKFTSDVVKYMLWGSSSASALVGLEVGGYFLGNYLDTRFGTDPLFKAALMISGILFSILSLILIYLKLGKTDGK from the coding sequence ATGGCTGACAAATTTACGAGTGACGTTGTCAAGTATATGCTTTGGGGATCATCAAGTGCTTCTGCTCTTGTTGGCTTGGAAGTAGGAGGATATTTTTTAGGAAATTATTTGGATACTCGTTTTGGTACTGACCCTTTATTTAAGGCAGCTTTGATGATTTCAGGCATTTTGTTCAGTATACTATCTCTAATATTAATTTATTTAAAGTTAGGTAAAACAGATGGAAAATAG
- the atpF gene encoding F0F1 ATP synthase subunit B encodes MNPFVIGFTNSIASAAAAGPTTNSPLHFDYTYFIQLLSFLLLVLILKKFAWTPIMNMMEKRRQGIENNLAQAEQERKEAERIRLEYQQEMRQARQQAQEIIEKATKSSELRAEEIILEARKETEKIKQSALADIGRERDRAIADVKAQVADMSIAVAEKIIRHKLDVTGQEALIEQFIQEVGDRPC; translated from the coding sequence TTGAATCCCTTCGTAATAGGTTTTACCAATTCGATTGCCTCAGCGGCTGCTGCTGGGCCTACGACAAATAGCCCGTTACATTTTGACTACACATATTTTATTCAGCTCCTTTCATTTTTGCTTTTAGTTCTGATCCTGAAAAAGTTTGCTTGGACACCCATCATGAATATGATGGAAAAACGCCGTCAGGGTATTGAAAATAACCTGGCCCAAGCTGAACAGGAAAGAAAAGAAGCTGAAAGAATCCGGCTGGAATACCAACAAGAAATGCGTCAAGCCCGTCAGCAAGCTCAGGAAATTATTGAGAAGGCTACCAAGAGCAGCGAACTGCGTGCGGAAGAAATTATCCTGGAAGCCCGTAAGGAAACCGAAAAAATCAAACAGTCGGCCCTGGCCGACATTGGACGGGAACGCGACAGGGCAATTGCCGATGTTAAAGCCCAGGTAGCCGATATGTCCATAGCTGTTGCTGAAAAAATTATTCGGCACAAACTGGATGTCACGGGTCAGGAAGCTCTCATTGAACAATTTATTCAAGAGGTAGGGGATCGGCCATGTTAA
- the atpE gene encoding F0F1 ATP synthase subunit C has protein sequence MDITAAALIGTGIAAAGAAIGAAMGNGNVVASTIDGIARQPEARGTLMSTMFIGIALVEILPLLSIIMALLMFFTKS, from the coding sequence ATGGATATCACTGCTGCTGCGTTGATAGGTACTGGTATTGCTGCCGCGGGTGCGGCCATTGGAGCTGCTATGGGTAATGGAAACGTTGTTGCCAGCACAATTGATGGGATTGCACGTCAACCTGAAGCCAGAGGAACTTTAATGAGCACCATGTTTATTGGTATTGCGCTGGTTGAGATTCTTCCCCTCTTGTCCATCATCATGGCTCTGTTAATGTTCTTTACGAAGTCCTGA
- a CDS encoding ATP synthase subunit I produces the protein MENSRFIQILTVILCITVLIVIWRADFYPLVGLLIGYYTGIINVKWLLRDARKAMDKDKKAALKTYYKSLVFRLVIITLVFAVVAKFQPDWLNYVAIGMMTGIVIPIIVARHQLTKTKGGEN, from the coding sequence ATGGAAAATAGCAGATTTATTCAGATATTGACGGTTATTCTCTGCATCACTGTTTTAATCGTGATATGGCGAGCAGATTTTTATCCCCTTGTCGGTTTATTGATCGGCTATTATACGGGCATAATTAATGTTAAGTGGCTACTTAGGGACGCTCGAAAAGCAATGGACAAAGATAAGAAAGCAGCCCTAAAAACATACTACAAAAGCTTAGTATTCAGGTTGGTAATCATTACGTTGGTATTTGCTGTTGTCGCAAAGTTCCAACCGGATTGGCTTAATTATGTGGCTATAGGAATGATGACTGGTATTGTTATCCCTATAATTGTAGCAAGACATCAACTAACAAAAACGAAAGGTGGTGAAAATTAA
- the atpB gene encoding F0F1 ATP synthase subunit A, translating into MHDTVLWVLGNGTVHAKTLIMTWVTMILLLGFVFLCKRNLTSGTPGKLQNLLEWIIDFVRGLISDNMDYKKGSSLLGYLLSLILFVFFANMIGLIPNIFAPLLDHVHFARINEMFGGAIFSARTTTFSSPTADVNTTFALSTITIVLVLVYGLKYKGAHYFKHFLEPYPPFAILHIIDFVAKPLTLAFRLFGNIYAGEILIAVILMIPGIFAFAGVIPMPFWLVFCVFIAVIQSYVFTILTVAYVGQAIEESH; encoded by the coding sequence ATGCATGATACCGTACTATGGGTATTGGGAAATGGCACTGTGCATGCGAAGACACTGATTATGACTTGGGTCACAATGATACTTCTTTTGGGTTTTGTCTTTCTTTGTAAGCGCAATCTGACAAGTGGAACGCCCGGAAAACTTCAAAATCTTTTGGAATGGATCATTGATTTTGTCAGGGGCCTTATCTCTGATAATATGGACTATAAAAAAGGATCGTCATTGCTCGGGTATCTTCTTTCCCTTATTTTGTTTGTATTTTTTGCGAACATGATTGGCTTGATTCCCAATATATTTGCACCCTTACTCGATCACGTACACTTTGCTAGAATCAATGAGATGTTTGGCGGAGCAATTTTCAGTGCGCGAACAACAACGTTTTCGTCGCCGACAGCAGATGTTAATACGACCTTTGCCTTATCGACAATAACGATTGTTTTAGTATTGGTCTATGGACTCAAATATAAAGGTGCGCACTATTTCAAACACTTTCTTGAACCCTATCCGCCTTTTGCGATCCTTCATATTATTGATTTTGTCGCCAAGCCTTTGACCTTAGCTTTCCGGCTATTCGGCAATATTTATGCCGGAGAAATCCTGATTGCAGTCATTCTCATGATCCCGGGTATATTTGCCTTCGCTGGAGTTATTCCGATGCCATTTTGGCTTGTGTTCTGCGTATTTATCGCAGTAATCCAATCCTATGTTTTTACAATATTAACGGTGGCCTATGTCGGCCAAGCTATCGAAGAGTCTCACTAA
- the atpA gene encoding F0F1 ATP synthase subunit alpha, translating to MNLRPEEISSIIKQQIERYESALEVVDVGTVIQVGDGIARVYGLEKAMSGELLEFPGGIYGMAMNLEEDNIGCVILGPYAAIKEGDQVKRTGRIVEVPVGESLIGRVVNVLGQPVDGKGEIVPAGYRPIESVAPGVVDRKSVHEPLQTGLKSIDSMVPIGRGQRELIIGDRQTGKTALAVDTIINQKGQNCICIYVAIGQKQSTVASVVKKLEEQGAMEYSIVVMATASDPAPMLYIAPYSGCAIGEYFRDNGQHVLVVYDDLSKQAVAYRELSLLLKRPPGREAYPGDVFYLHSRLLERAAKLSPEKGSGSLTALPIIETQAGDVSAYIPTNVISITDGQIFLEADLFFSGFRPAINVGISVSRVGGSAQIKAMKQVAGQLRLDLAAYRELAAFAQFGSDLDKATQARLNRGQKTMEILKQGQYQPMPVEEQVIIIFAATKGYIDDVPMERMKEFEQELLRFMRTTHIPEKIRTEKALSNELMKEIGDAINEFKQGFLV from the coding sequence ATGAATTTACGTCCCGAAGAAATTAGTTCTATTATTAAACAGCAAATCGAGCGTTATGAATCAGCCCTCGAAGTCGTTGATGTTGGTACCGTTATCCAGGTAGGTGATGGTATTGCGCGTGTTTATGGCTTGGAGAAGGCGATGTCCGGTGAGCTTCTGGAGTTCCCCGGCGGTATATATGGGATGGCCATGAACCTGGAAGAGGACAACATCGGCTGCGTTATCCTAGGACCTTATGCTGCGATTAAAGAAGGCGACCAGGTCAAGCGTACCGGCAGGATTGTGGAAGTACCGGTAGGAGAAAGCTTAATTGGCCGTGTTGTCAACGTTCTTGGACAACCTGTCGATGGCAAAGGGGAGATCGTTCCAGCCGGATACCGTCCGATCGAATCGGTTGCTCCCGGTGTTGTTGACAGAAAATCCGTGCATGAGCCGCTGCAAACCGGTCTGAAATCCATCGACTCCATGGTGCCGATCGGCCGCGGACAACGTGAGCTGATCATTGGTGACCGCCAGACAGGTAAAACCGCGCTGGCCGTGGACACCATCATCAATCAAAAAGGTCAGAATTGTATCTGTATTTATGTTGCAATCGGTCAGAAACAGTCGACCGTCGCAAGTGTTGTGAAGAAGCTGGAAGAGCAGGGCGCGATGGAATACTCGATCGTTGTTATGGCTACAGCCTCCGACCCGGCACCAATGCTTTATATTGCGCCATATTCCGGCTGCGCGATAGGAGAATACTTCCGCGATAACGGCCAGCATGTCCTGGTTGTTTATGATGACCTCTCCAAACAGGCTGTTGCTTATCGTGAACTATCGCTCTTGTTGAAACGTCCTCCCGGACGTGAAGCTTATCCCGGAGACGTTTTCTATCTGCATTCCCGTTTGCTGGAACGTGCGGCAAAGCTGTCCCCGGAAAAGGGAAGCGGGTCACTCACCGCGCTGCCGATTATTGAGACCCAGGCCGGTGACGTTTCCGCCTATATCCCGACCAACGTTATTTCAATTACCGACGGCCAGATCTTCCTGGAAGCGGACTTGTTCTTTTCCGGTTTCCGTCCGGCCATCAACGTCGGTATCTCGGTATCGCGTGTTGGCGGATCCGCTCAGATCAAAGCCATGAAGCAGGTAGCCGGTCAGCTTCGTCTGGACCTGGCAGCTTACCGTGAATTAGCTGCTTTTGCCCAGTTCGGATCCGATCTGGATAAAGCGACCCAGGCGCGTCTTAACCGCGGCCAAAAAACGATGGAAATCCTGAAACAGGGACAATATCAGCCGATGCCGGTCGAAGAGCAGGTTATCATTATTTTTGCGGCGACGAAAGGTTATATCGATGATGTCCCAATGGAAAGAATGAAAGAATTCGAACAGGAACTTCTCCGCTTCATGCGTACGACTCACATTCCTGAGAAAATCCGTACGGAGAAAGCTCTTTCCAACGAGCTCATGAAAGAAATCGGCGACGCGATCAATGAGTTCAAACAAGGCTTTTTAGTCTAG
- the wecB gene encoding UDP-N-acetylglucosamine 2-epimerase (non-hydrolyzing), whose protein sequence is MDLEQRKYKVMTVFGTRPEAIKMAPVVKALEKQDDVDSLVVVTAQHREMLDQVVKLFDIVPDYDLDLMKHGQTLATLTTGVLTGMDEILLKEKPNLILVQGDTTTTFASALTAFYHKIPIGHIEAGLRTGQKYSPWPEEINRKLTSGLADLHFAPTEVSRSNLLREGVDPENIFVTGNTVIDALLSTVKPEYRFADIDLNRILEVNKDKRMILMTTHRRENWGEPMRQIYQALETVLREFPDTYVIFPMHKNPTVRKVVTEVLGGNEKVHLIEPLDYEPFVNLMAKAYLILSDSGGIQEEAPSLGKPVLVVRDTTERPEAVDSGTVLLVGTQYNKVVESIQQLLTDQDTYGKMSQATNPYGDGRSSARITQIIVEKFFDHKIFSI, encoded by the coding sequence ATGGATTTGGAACAAAGAAAATATAAGGTCATGACTGTATTTGGAACCAGACCTGAGGCTATTAAGATGGCACCTGTCGTAAAAGCATTAGAAAAGCAGGACGACGTTGACAGCCTGGTTGTTGTTACTGCCCAGCATCGTGAGATGCTGGATCAAGTTGTTAAACTCTTTGATATTGTACCTGATTATGATCTTGATTTAATGAAGCATGGACAGACCCTGGCCACCCTTACCACTGGAGTGCTGACAGGAATGGATGAGATATTGCTCAAGGAAAAACCGAATTTGATCTTGGTACAAGGGGATACTACAACTACTTTTGCATCAGCCCTAACAGCTTTTTATCATAAGATCCCGATCGGCCATATCGAGGCTGGTTTGCGAACTGGCCAGAAATATTCTCCCTGGCCGGAGGAAATCAATCGGAAACTTACCAGTGGTTTAGCAGACTTGCATTTTGCACCTACCGAAGTATCGAGAAGTAATCTGCTGCGCGAAGGGGTCGACCCGGAGAATATATTTGTTACAGGCAACACAGTAATCGATGCCTTATTAAGTACCGTTAAGCCGGAATATCGGTTTGCGGATATAGACTTAAACAGGATTTTAGAAGTAAATAAAGATAAACGAATGATCCTAATGACAACGCACCGCCGGGAGAATTGGGGAGAACCCATGCGGCAGATCTATCAGGCGCTGGAAACAGTCCTGCGGGAATTTCCGGATACCTATGTTATATTCCCGATGCATAAGAACCCTACGGTCAGGAAAGTAGTCACGGAGGTCTTAGGAGGCAATGAAAAGGTCCATTTAATTGAACCTTTGGATTACGAACCCTTTGTAAATCTAATGGCAAAGGCCTATTTGATCCTGTCAGACTCCGGGGGGATCCAAGAAGAGGCCCCTTCACTGGGCAAGCCCGTTCTGGTGGTCAGGGATACGACTGAACGGCCTGAAGCTGTCGATTCAGGAACCGTATTACTGGTTGGGACACAATACAATAAGGTTGTTGAAAGCATTCAGCAGCTATTAACCGACCAGGATACTTATGGAAAAATGTCTCAAGCGACAAATCCATACGGAGACGGCAGATCAAGCGCAAGAATCACCCAAATTATTGTTGAAAAATTTTTTGATCATAAGATTTTCAGCATCTGA
- a CDS encoding F0F1 ATP synthase subunit delta: protein MLNGALAHRYAHALFELAVEMSVLDQIDKELHDLAETVAQNNELKVLLNHPNIEAETKKKVLAKILDDTVSDMTSHFVYLLIDRRRQNLLSLVQREFARLANEARNLIEAKVTSATALTPAQEEKLKEMIARSTGKNVRLLSEVNPTLIGGAKLQVGDRVMDGSITTALSKIRDELKKTSLKPQQEVGVN from the coding sequence ATGTTAAACGGCGCTCTCGCACATCGCTATGCGCACGCTCTTTTTGAATTAGCGGTTGAGATGTCTGTCCTCGATCAAATCGATAAAGAACTGCATGATTTGGCGGAAACCGTAGCCCAAAATAATGAGCTGAAAGTTTTGCTGAACCATCCCAATATTGAAGCAGAAACCAAAAAGAAGGTCCTGGCGAAGATACTTGATGACACTGTTTCTGACATGACCAGTCATTTTGTTTATCTGTTGATTGATCGCAGGAGACAGAATCTCCTCAGCCTGGTTCAGCGTGAATTTGCACGTCTGGCCAATGAAGCACGCAACTTAATCGAAGCAAAAGTTACCAGTGCCACAGCACTGACTCCGGCGCAAGAGGAAAAACTCAAAGAAATGATTGCCAGATCGACTGGCAAGAATGTTCGTTTACTTTCCGAAGTAAATCCGACATTGATCGGTGGAGCCAAACTTCAAGTGGGAGATCGTGTGATGGATGGCTCAATTACAACCGCATTGTCTAAAATACGTGATGAATTGAAAAAAACATCGTTAAAACCTCAGCAGGAAGTAGGGGTGAACTAA
- the atpG gene encoding ATP synthase F1 subunit gamma has protein sequence MAGVRDIRRRIRSVANMQQITKAMKMVAAAKLRKSQEKVIASRPYAKQLQSVLARLVQNQAEARHPLLEKRPVKKVGYILVTSDRGLCGGFNTNLNRMTRSLLDEKTDVQAGLVAVGRKGIDFFTRRNAEIITQFTGLGDSPNYGHAKGIAKDVIGLYTRGELDEVYLVYSKFISVLSQEPTVIKLLPIEPSAEKASGSYIFEPEPQQMLDRLLPSYVESQIFSALLESKASEMGAKMTAMDSATENAKEMIGKLTLMMNRARQAAITKEISEIVGGAAALE, from the coding sequence GTGGCAGGAGTACGCGATATTCGCAGACGGATCCGTAGTGTAGCCAATATGCAGCAGATCACTAAAGCCATGAAGATGGTAGCTGCCGCGAAATTACGGAAGTCTCAGGAAAAAGTCATCGCTTCCCGCCCATATGCCAAACAGCTTCAGAGTGTTCTGGCCCGTCTCGTTCAGAACCAGGCGGAGGCAAGACATCCGCTTCTGGAAAAACGTCCGGTGAAGAAAGTGGGATATATCCTCGTAACATCAGACCGCGGTCTGTGCGGAGGCTTTAATACCAACTTGAATCGTATGACCAGGAGTCTGCTTGATGAAAAGACGGACGTTCAAGCCGGTTTGGTAGCAGTAGGCCGGAAAGGCATTGATTTTTTTACCAGACGTAATGCTGAAATCATTACACAATTTACCGGATTGGGGGATAGCCCCAATTATGGCCACGCCAAAGGCATTGCTAAAGATGTCATTGGGCTATATACCCGTGGAGAATTAGATGAGGTCTACCTCGTTTATTCCAAATTCATTTCGGTTCTGAGTCAGGAACCAACCGTTATCAAATTACTGCCGATTGAGCCATCCGCAGAAAAGGCCAGCGGCAGCTACATCTTCGAGCCTGAGCCCCAGCAAATGTTGGATCGGTTACTCCCCAGCTATGTTGAAAGTCAGATTTTCAGCGCCCTCCTGGAAAGCAAGGCTAGTGAAATGGGGGCAAAAATGACGGCGATGGATTCAGCAACGGAAAATGCCAAAGAAATGATTGGCAAGTTGACTTTAATGATGAACAGAGCCCGTCAGGCAGCGATTACCAAGGAAATTTCTGAAATTGTAGGGGGAGCTGCGGCTCTGGAGTAG